One Burkholderia gladioli genomic window, GTTGAGATGTAGGGATGCGTCTTCGGGTCGACGTCGGGATTCACGCGCAGCGAGACCGGCGCGCGCTTGCCGAGCGAGCCGGCCACCTCGTTGAGGCGGTCGAGCTCGGGGATCGACTCGACGTTGAAGCACTTCACGCCGGCCTGCAGCGCCACGCGCATTTCCTCGGCGCTCTTGCCGACGCCCGAGAACACCACGTTTTCCGCCTTGCCGCCGGCCGCCAGCACGCGCGCGAGCTCGCCGCCCGAGACGATGTCGAAGCCGGCGCCCAGGCGCGCGAACACGTTCAGCACGCCGAGGTTGCTGTTCGCCTTGACGGCCACGTGGATCGCGGCGCGGCGGCCCTCGCAGGCCTGCGCATAGGCCTGGTAGGCGGCCGTCAGCGCGGCGCGCGAATAGACGTAGAGCGGCGTGTCGAAGTGTTCGGCGAGCTTGTCGGTCGGAATGCCCTCGGCATGCAGCGTGCCGTTGACGTAATCAAAAACGGGGTGAGTCATCCGGAATCATCGAGTGGGGGTGGCGGCGGAGGCCGGGGCCGGCGCGGCGAGCGACGGCGAAAGCTGCAGCGTGGTGCCGGCGGAGGCGGAGATCGGCTCGGCGCCGGACGCGGCGCTGGCGTCCGAGGCGGCATCCTCGGGGGCGGGCACGGTCTCGACGGTCGGTTTCGCGGGCAAGGGCGGCACGACTGGCAGATAAAGCGCGCCGCGTTGACCGCAGCCGGCCAGCGCCAAAGCCGCTACAATCGCGCTCATCTGGAAAACGACACGCATGATCGTCCCTAAACAATTGAATCGACAGAGTTTAGCATGAGCGACACCGAATACCTGACCCGCGCCGAGGCCGTCCTGGCGGCCGTCGAGCGCTGCGTGGACGAGGCCAACGAGGGCGATCTCGACATCGATCTCGGCCGTAACGGCAGCGTGGTCACGCTGAGTTTCGAGAACGGCACGAAGATCATCGTGAACCTGCAGCCGCCGATGAAGGAGGTCTGGATCGCGGCCAAGTCGGGCGGCTTCCATTACCGCTACCTCGACGGCGCCTGGCGCGACACGCGCTCGGGCGACGAATTCTTCGAGGCGCTCACGCGCTACGCCAGCGAGCAGGCCGGCGAGCCGGTGAAGTTCAGCGCCTGAACGCAGCGGCGGGGCGGCTGCCTTCCGCTATCTCCCGATGCCGCCCCTGACTTAAAAAGAGCGACCCGCGGGTCGCTCTTTTGCTTGCGGGCGGCTGGCCGCTCGCTCAGTTGCCGCCCTGGAACAGGTTCATGATGTCCTGCCGTTCCTGCTCGTCCACGTGCGGGACCGACGCGTCCAGCGGCGAGGCGGCCTGCGCGACGCCGACCGTCGAGACGAAGCCGTGGCCCGGCGTGAACTCGGAGA contains:
- the lptM gene encoding LPS translocon maturation chaperone LptM, which translates into the protein MRVVFQMSAIVAALALAGCGQRGALYLPVVPPLPAKPTVETVPAPEDAASDASAASGAEPISASAGTTLQLSPSLAAPAPASAATPTR
- the cyaY gene encoding iron donor protein CyaY, yielding MSDTEYLTRAEAVLAAVERCVDEANEGDLDIDLGRNGSVVTLSFENGTKIIVNLQPPMKEVWIAAKSGGFHYRYLDGAWRDTRSGDEFFEALTRYASEQAGEPVKFSA